In one window of Frigoriglobus tundricola DNA:
- a CDS encoding DUF4974 domain-containing protein — protein sequence MLTAATVQRGRALLRTDPDAAYQDLKRQRDEILAYDAIGDDARRQMVADLEAVMREVFVKGAEIKRQADAERAAVSRTRQRLNEFDRAQDAEAVDKNRIDQFRQLMQQARYELAYQEAQLMVQEKTVKGLPVPVTATASYIIGQQATQLREWKELVRIRQDRFLLAMMQTEKSHIPYPDEPPVHFPPAAVWRELTGLRRDAYLNSNLGPAPSPTQVQLKSVIEGAEVDLGDTKINDIPLFELLQTLSKKYNVSFVIMEEYFKADGQPNIKEEKPKLAATALRGLKLGNFLDIVLLSMNATYIVRPEYIEITTFDRRLEEKMTRVFPVADLAIPIPSSVNQQVLFQNQQFQNQNLAIFGQASLFGGGLQNLGGFGGFGGVGQGGLGQAGQMMGAGPFGNGANQLGNQANIGFGGGIAGVTGGNLGQFGNLGGQFGLQGGDQSRLLMNLIFETVAKGEWANIPGSRPMPGMGEDETPALPAAKLNSLGYYPPARALIVRGTTRYHSAASVKLKKGNDGMAAAPQKGDGRVVIGPNTPPAPKDPVNARPKDQVAAASPVKDPGPLVAADKPKMNNPKVDDVELRKRLGNDPRTMWSNAIDWTVTDPGLIVAAAEFLMEFDEFGAAVEVLKGNLRKGLATDDWAHEALAVALQAAAGSNPAEVERAAVSAVDLDPTSAKAYLKAARAEAGLKNHNQAVAFCRRAAACSPNDPTPYANALAYAEFATDVRSDAVMWAADNLLKRDWSTTDGIDYHKQTAERLPKLEAKLKANGRDTAPLARAIAEQAQRDLVIELLWQGNADLDLVVAEPVGSVCSATTKRTSAGGVLKADILEQRNDRSEVYTAASAFSGTYYVTVKQAFGKPIGGRATVKVTKFKGTPREVVDLIEVPLTGAAPVRIDLVGGSRVTLADVAEEVVTTSLRTESTGAPLTTGVSGIGGGVGTAGSMMSTPISSSGGSALPVVTAPTEMRMPGISSGTGDIRATYKLNPDRKTFSVTVDPVFSGTGEIAMPKVPLLPGGEGK from the coding sequence GTGCTGACCGCCGCGACCGTCCAGCGCGGCCGGGCGCTGCTCCGCACCGACCCCGACGCGGCGTACCAGGACCTCAAGCGGCAGCGCGACGAGATCCTCGCCTACGACGCCATCGGCGACGACGCCCGCCGCCAGATGGTCGCCGACCTCGAGGCCGTGATGCGCGAGGTGTTCGTCAAGGGCGCCGAGATCAAGCGCCAGGCCGACGCCGAGCGGGCGGCCGTCTCCCGCACCCGCCAGCGGCTCAACGAGTTCGACCGGGCGCAGGACGCCGAGGCCGTCGACAAGAACCGGATCGACCAGTTCCGCCAGCTGATGCAGCAGGCCCGCTACGAGCTGGCCTACCAGGAAGCGCAACTGATGGTGCAGGAGAAGACCGTCAAGGGCCTGCCGGTCCCGGTGACCGCCACGGCCAGCTACATCATCGGCCAGCAGGCCACCCAGTTGCGCGAGTGGAAGGAGCTGGTCCGCATCCGCCAGGACCGGTTCCTGCTCGCCATGATGCAGACCGAGAAGTCGCACATCCCGTACCCCGACGAGCCGCCGGTCCACTTCCCGCCGGCCGCGGTGTGGCGCGAGCTGACCGGGCTCCGCCGCGACGCCTACCTGAACTCCAACCTGGGGCCGGCCCCCAGCCCGACCCAGGTGCAGCTCAAGAGCGTCATCGAGGGGGCCGAGGTCGATCTGGGCGACACGAAGATCAACGACATCCCGCTCTTCGAACTGCTCCAGACCCTGTCCAAGAAGTACAACGTGAGCTTCGTCATCATGGAGGAGTACTTCAAGGCCGACGGCCAGCCGAACATCAAGGAGGAGAAGCCCAAGCTCGCGGCGACCGCCCTCCGCGGCCTGAAGCTGGGCAACTTCCTCGACATCGTCCTCCTGTCGATGAACGCCACGTACATCGTCCGCCCGGAGTACATCGAGATCACCACGTTCGACCGCCGCCTGGAAGAGAAGATGACCCGGGTGTTCCCGGTCGCCGACCTGGCGATCCCGATCCCGAGTTCGGTGAACCAGCAGGTGCTGTTCCAGAACCAGCAGTTCCAGAACCAGAACTTGGCCATCTTCGGGCAGGCCAGCCTCTTCGGCGGCGGCCTCCAGAACCTCGGCGGCTTCGGCGGCTTCGGCGGCGTGGGCCAAGGCGGCTTGGGCCAGGCCGGTCAGATGATGGGCGCGGGGCCGTTCGGCAACGGGGCCAACCAGCTCGGGAACCAGGCGAACATCGGCTTCGGCGGCGGGATCGCCGGCGTCACCGGCGGCAACCTCGGCCAGTTCGGTAACCTGGGCGGCCAGTTCGGCCTCCAGGGCGGCGACCAGAGCCGGCTGCTCATGAACCTGATCTTCGAAACCGTGGCGAAGGGCGAGTGGGCCAACATCCCCGGCTCCCGACCGATGCCGGGAATGGGTGAGGACGAAACGCCGGCGCTGCCGGCCGCGAAGCTGAACTCGCTCGGCTACTACCCGCCCGCCCGGGCGCTGATCGTCCGCGGGACCACCCGCTACCACTCGGCGGCGTCCGTCAAGCTCAAGAAGGGCAACGACGGCATGGCCGCGGCCCCGCAGAAGGGGGACGGTCGGGTCGTCATCGGGCCGAACACCCCGCCCGCGCCGAAGGACCCGGTCAACGCGCGGCCGAAAGACCAGGTCGCGGCCGCGTCGCCGGTGAAGGACCCCGGTCCGCTCGTGGCGGCCGACAAGCCGAAGATGAACAACCCGAAGGTCGATGACGTCGAGCTGCGCAAGCGCCTCGGGAACGACCCGCGGACCATGTGGAGCAACGCGATCGACTGGACCGTGACCGACCCCGGCCTGATCGTGGCGGCGGCCGAGTTCCTGATGGAGTTCGACGAGTTCGGCGCGGCGGTGGAGGTCCTCAAGGGCAACCTCCGCAAGGGGCTGGCGACCGACGACTGGGCGCACGAGGCCCTCGCGGTGGCCCTCCAGGCGGCGGCGGGGAGCAACCCGGCCGAGGTGGAGCGGGCGGCCGTCTCCGCCGTGGACCTCGACCCGACCAGCGCCAAGGCGTACCTGAAGGCGGCCCGGGCCGAGGCCGGCCTGAAGAACCACAACCAGGCGGTCGCGTTCTGCCGCCGGGCCGCCGCGTGCAGCCCGAACGACCCGACCCCGTACGCCAACGCCCTGGCCTACGCCGAGTTCGCCACCGACGTGCGGAGCGACGCCGTCATGTGGGCGGCGGACAACCTGCTCAAGCGCGACTGGAGCACGACCGACGGCATCGACTACCACAAGCAGACCGCGGAGCGGCTGCCGAAGCTGGAGGCCAAGCTCAAGGCCAACGGCCGGGACACCGCGCCGCTGGCCCGCGCGATCGCCGAGCAGGCCCAGCGCGACCTGGTGATCGAGCTGCTGTGGCAGGGCAACGCCGACCTCGACCTCGTGGTCGCCGAGCCGGTCGGGTCCGTGTGCTCGGCCACCACCAAGCGGACCTCCGCCGGCGGCGTGCTGAAGGCCGACATCCTCGAGCAGCGGAACGACCGCTCCGAGGTGTACACGGCCGCCAGCGCGTTCAGCGGCACCTACTACGTCACCGTCAAGCAGGCGTTCGGCAAGCCGATCGGCGGCCGGGCGACCGTGAAGGTGACCAAGTTCAAGGGCACCCCGCGCGAGGTGGTGGACCTGATCGAGGTCCCGCTCACGGGGGCCGCCCCGGTCCGGATCGACCTCGTCGGCGGCTCGCGGGTGACGCTGGCGGACGTCGCGGAGGAGGTGGTGACGACGAGCCTCCGCACCGAATCGACCGGCGCGCCGCTGACCACCGGGGTGTCCGGGATCGGCGGCGGGGTCGGCACCGCGGGCTCGATGATGTCCACCCCGATCTCGAGTTCCGGCGGCTCGGCGCTGCCGGTCGTCACCGCCCCGACGGAGATGCGCATGCCGGGCATCTCGAGCGGCACCGGCGACATCCGGGCCACGTACAAGTTGAACCCCGACCGCAAGACCTTCAGCGTCACGGTCGACCCGGTGTTCTCCGGCACGGGCGAAATCGCCATGCCCAAGGTGCCGCTCCTGCCGGGCGGCGAGGGGAAGTGA